Genomic segment of Leopardus geoffroyi isolate Oge1 chromosome B2, O.geoffroyi_Oge1_pat1.0, whole genome shotgun sequence:
TtggtgcctgtgtagctcagcTCTTCGTCTCTCTATGGTTGGGAGGCACAGAATGCATTCTGTTGGGGGTGATGGCAATTGACCGCTACGCAGCCGTCTGCAGGCCCCTGCACTACACAGTGATCATGCACCCCCGCTTCTGTGCCCTGATGGCTTCTGCATCGTGGTTCATTGGTTTTGCCAACTCCTCGTTGCAGACGGTGCTCACCTTCCTTGTACCACTTtgtgggagaaataaaatagaccaCTTCCTTTGTGAGGTTCCCCCACTGCTCAAGCTTGCCTGTGTTGACACCACTGTGAATGAGTCTGAGCTCTTCTTTGTCAGTGTGATCATTCTTCTCATACCTGTGGCATTAATCACATTCTCCTATGGTCGAATCGTCACGGCAGTGTTAAGAATAAAGTCAGCTGCAGGACAGAGGAAAGCCTTTGGGACATGTGGGTCCCACCTCACGGTGGTTTCCCTTTTCTACGGCACGGCGATCTATGCTTACCTCCAGCCCAGCAACAACTACTCCCAGGATCAGGGCaagttcatttctctcttctacaCCATTGTCACCCCCATGGTCAACCCCTTCATATATACCCTGCGAAACAAGGATGTGACAGGAGCAATGAGGAAGGTATTCTGTGGGGGCTATGACTCCAGATGACTGGGGGGCAAGACCCTCTGATGGAAGAATTTGAGTTCAGAGTCTTTCTGCTTTTGTGTCCTGCACGTGTCATCCAACATTTTTTCTGACAACTCTCAAAGGGATTTTCTTATCTCCTTCTTTCGTGCAAGTGAGTGTTCAAACTCTGAGTTCATGGATTCATTGCagcctccagagattctgatttagagCATCTGCgtcatattattttttcaaaaacctccACAAGATTTTGTTATTTCACTCCCTTTTGGGAGCACTATTTCTTTCCTAATTGCAAACAGACATCTACACACATATGATAAAAACACAGCCAATCAGAATATGTTCCACCGATACAGTATCAgaaacattaatatattaaatttgttttaatgcttgtatatttattttgagagagagagagacagagacagagacagagacagagaacagaagtgaacgagaggcagagagagccaaaGAGAGGGACAATCCCAAGGTGGATCTGCGCGGCCGGCACAGAGTCCCATTaagggttggaactcacaaactatgagatcatgaccccagccaaaatcaagatttggatgcctaactgactgagccaccccagcacaccagaaatattaatattttagtattttctagCAATTGCTGGAGGCATATccctttttcttgtattttgatcATGGCTCTGATTGAAGGTCCATAAGTTGACTGAGCTCTTTCACACAAGTAGGTGGGGCAACAGTGTAAAAAAACTTTTAGGTCAAAGAAAAACCTACTAACATCAATCCTGATAAAGCCATTCAGATGTCAGGCCCTCGTGTGACCTCACAGGAATGACAATGGTTTAATGTGGCCTTCATGTCTCagagggggagggtgggatgCGTACCTGCCAGTGACACTGAGAACTTGAGCTGGTAACATGCCAGGTGGTGCTCACGTGTCATTATGTGCAAAGTCAGAGAAGCACCAATGTGCGGTGTGCACGTTGGTGAGATTCAGTTCGTGAGCCAACCTGTTCATTAGAAATGACTTGTGGGGACATTATCATGGAGGAACAATACATGACCCAAGTCCTATTTCATATGCTACATATTTTACCTATAGTAACACAGGAAACGTTTTAAAGGGTAAAAGATATTTAGATCCTCTTTTCATaccattttcaaattcttttatcCAGGCTTCAAGTGATCAAGGCTTTTATATCTCACATCCTCCAAGGGCCCCATATATTTGAATGCGGCGACATACTATGGAAATATGGGAAATGAATACTACTTCCCAGAAAATCCCATGTTCTGTGCAGATTGCTCAGATTCCCCAGCAGGAAACTTAAACACAATAGGATTGTATGTTAATTGTAAAAAAATCTCCATATGTCTTATCTTTACAAGTAGCCATCTCATTATGAAATAACTGTTATACAATTCTGAGTGATgagtaagaaatagaaacatcCCATAA
This window contains:
- the LOC123609444 gene encoding putative olfactory receptor 2B8 encodes the protein MDPKNGSSFTGFILLGFSDRPQLERVLFVVLLTFYLLTLLGNTSIIALSRLDPHLQTPMYFFLSNLSFLDLCYTTSIVPQLLVHLRGPDKSISFGACVAQLFVSLWLGGTECILLGVMAIDRYAAVCRPLHYTVIMHPRFCALMASASWFIGFANSSLQTVLTFLVPLCGRNKIDHFLCEVPPLLKLACVDTTVNESELFFVSVIILLIPVALITFSYGRIVTAVLRIKSAAGQRKAFGTCGSHLTVVSLFYGTAIYAYLQPSNNYSQDQGKFISLFYTIVTPMVNPFIYTLRNKDVTGAMRKVFCGGYDSR